A region from the Clavibacter sp. A6099 genome encodes:
- a CDS encoding VOC family protein: MGRILGIGGLLFRAYDPVALAAWYRDVLGLDLDAEGVWQQEAGPTVVAAAARTAPPSGAPDQRLMLDLRVSDLEGLVARLAAAGAEVAPGIEDMPGVGRFSWVTDPEGSRIELWEPS; the protein is encoded by the coding sequence ATGGGACGCATCCTCGGCATCGGCGGTCTGCTCTTCCGCGCGTACGACCCCGTCGCGCTCGCCGCGTGGTACCGGGACGTCCTCGGGCTCGACCTCGACGCTGAGGGCGTGTGGCAGCAGGAGGCGGGCCCCACCGTCGTCGCGGCCGCGGCGCGCACGGCGCCGCCGTCGGGGGCGCCGGACCAGCGGCTGATGCTGGACCTCCGCGTGAGCGACCTGGAGGGCCTCGTCGCGCGCCTCGCCGCGGCCGGCGCGGAGGTCGCGCCCGGCATCGAGGACATGCCCGGCGTCGGACGCTTCTCCTGGGTGACGGATCCCGAGGGCTCCCGGATAGAGCTGTGGGAGCCGAGCTGA
- a CDS encoding iron chaperone → MTDSGFSKDERDAMKQRARELREEAKLQKAADKQAAALQGVLDAFAAMPPEERAIAEWLHGIVLEHAPDLAPKTWYGFPAYADADGKPVVFFQPGSKFGTRYSTLGFQDPAQLDEGTMWPTSYALTAVDPANEERVAELVRRAVGG, encoded by the coding sequence ATGACGGACAGCGGATTCTCCAAGGACGAGCGCGACGCGATGAAGCAGCGCGCCCGCGAGCTGCGCGAGGAGGCCAAGCTGCAGAAGGCCGCCGACAAGCAGGCCGCCGCGCTGCAGGGCGTGCTCGACGCGTTCGCCGCGATGCCGCCCGAGGAGCGCGCGATCGCCGAGTGGCTGCACGGCATCGTGCTCGAGCACGCGCCCGACCTGGCGCCCAAGACCTGGTACGGCTTCCCGGCCTACGCGGACGCCGACGGCAAGCCCGTCGTGTTCTTCCAGCCGGGCTCGAAGTTCGGCACGCGGTACTCGACGCTCGGCTTCCAGGATCCGGCGCAGCTCGACGAGGGCACCATGTGGCCGACCTCGTACGCGCTGACCGCGGTGGATCCCGCGAACGAGGAGCGCGTGGCGGAGCTGGTGCGGCGGGCCGTCGGCGGCTGA
- a CDS encoding SDR family oxidoreductase yields the protein MTENRVTPARTSAPAASPRSDGSGRTALVVGATGISGSALVDQLTAEGWDVLALSRRAGADRPGVRWISADLRSAADLRRALSGEQPTHVFFTAWSRQATEQENIDVNGGMVRDLLAALDGAPVEHAALVTGLKHYLGPFEAYGQGTMPDTPFHEEEERLEAPNFYYAQEDELFAAAARQGFAWSVHRSHTVIGHAVGNQMNMGLTLAVYGSVCRDLGLPFVFPGSATQWSGLTDVTDATVLADQMIWASTHEAGRDEAFNVVNGDVFRWRWMWPRLAAYFGVEPVGFQDAPRPLEQQMAGYEDEWARIAREAGLAESDVNRIASWWHTDADLGRDIEVVTDISKSRLAGFHAHHRTLDSFLGLFDRYRAEGLIPR from the coding sequence ATGACCGAGAACCGAGTGACCCCCGCCCGCACGTCCGCCCCCGCCGCGTCCCCGCGCTCCGACGGATCCGGCCGCACGGCCCTCGTCGTCGGCGCGACCGGGATCAGCGGATCCGCCCTGGTCGACCAGCTCACCGCCGAGGGCTGGGACGTGCTCGCGCTCAGCCGCCGCGCCGGCGCCGACCGCCCGGGCGTCCGCTGGATCAGCGCCGACCTCCGCTCCGCCGCCGACCTCCGCCGCGCGCTCTCCGGCGAGCAGCCGACCCACGTGTTCTTCACGGCGTGGTCGCGCCAGGCCACCGAGCAGGAGAACATCGACGTCAACGGCGGGATGGTGCGCGACCTCCTGGCCGCCCTCGACGGCGCGCCCGTCGAGCACGCCGCGCTCGTCACCGGCCTCAAGCACTACCTCGGCCCGTTCGAGGCGTACGGGCAGGGCACGATGCCCGACACCCCCTTCCACGAGGAGGAGGAGCGCCTCGAGGCCCCGAACTTCTACTACGCGCAGGAGGACGAGCTCTTCGCCGCGGCCGCGCGCCAGGGCTTCGCGTGGTCGGTGCACCGCTCGCACACGGTCATCGGGCACGCGGTCGGCAACCAGATGAACATGGGGCTGACCCTCGCGGTCTACGGATCCGTCTGCCGCGACCTCGGCCTGCCCTTCGTCTTCCCGGGCAGCGCGACCCAGTGGTCCGGCCTCACCGACGTCACCGACGCGACCGTGCTCGCCGACCAGATGATCTGGGCCTCCACCCACGAGGCGGGCCGCGACGAGGCGTTCAACGTCGTCAACGGCGACGTCTTCCGCTGGCGCTGGATGTGGCCGCGTCTCGCCGCGTACTTCGGCGTCGAGCCGGTCGGCTTCCAGGACGCGCCGCGTCCGCTCGAGCAGCAGATGGCCGGCTACGAGGACGAGTGGGCCCGCATCGCGCGCGAGGCCGGGCTCGCGGAGTCGGATGTGAACCGCATCGCGTCGTGGTGGCACACGGACGCGGACCTCGGTCGCGACATCGAGGTCGTCACTGACATCAGCAAGAGCCGGCTCGCCGGGTTCCACGCGCATCACCGCACGCTGGACAGCTTCCTCGGGCTGTTCGACCGCTACCGCGCCGAGGGGCTCATCCCGCGCTGA
- a CDS encoding DUF418 domain-containing protein has product MTPLPGSPAPAAHAGPTSAAERSLAPDLLRGIALLGIALANSVYFIVGRPTGPLGRPTDGTALDHVADVLVGTLVDNRAFPLFTMLFAYGFAVILRRQAAAGVDGPRARALLLRRSLWLMAFGALHVVLLFEGDILLSYGILGLALAALYRASDRVFRVLVWAPAIVFLVVAGADGLTGDDGSGSLFGGDGTFLGDLASRAVTLTALVVTTPVTVGALVPLAAIGMLLGRRRVLEDPAAYVPLLRGLALVGMPVSVLGALPLVLATVGAIDADPVALYLLGVLHGATGVGGALGLLGLVGWSVAARARRGDPKPGPVIRALVAVGRRSMTCYLLQSVLFAILLEPWSLGLGGGAGTARIALIAIGVWLVTVAAAVALEHAGRAGPAEWAIRRLAYGRPASGPGTPAQPVSAG; this is encoded by the coding sequence GTGACCCCGCTCCCCGGATCCCCCGCGCCCGCCGCCCACGCCGGCCCGACGTCCGCAGCGGAGCGCAGCCTCGCGCCCGACCTCCTCCGCGGGATCGCGCTGCTCGGCATCGCGCTGGCCAACTCCGTCTACTTCATCGTCGGCCGCCCGACGGGCCCGCTCGGCCGCCCCACGGACGGCACGGCGCTCGACCACGTCGCCGACGTGCTCGTGGGCACGCTCGTCGACAACCGCGCGTTCCCGCTCTTCACGATGCTCTTCGCCTACGGCTTCGCGGTGATCCTGCGCCGCCAGGCCGCCGCGGGCGTCGACGGACCGCGCGCCCGCGCGCTGCTCCTCCGCCGGAGCCTGTGGCTCATGGCGTTCGGGGCGCTGCACGTGGTGCTGCTGTTCGAGGGCGACATCCTGCTGTCGTACGGGATCCTCGGGCTCGCCCTCGCCGCCCTGTACCGCGCGAGCGACCGCGTGTTCCGGGTGCTCGTGTGGGCGCCCGCGATCGTGTTCCTCGTCGTCGCCGGGGCGGACGGCCTCACGGGCGACGACGGATCCGGCTCCCTGTTCGGCGGCGACGGCACCTTCCTCGGTGACCTCGCGAGCCGCGCTGTCACGCTCACGGCGCTCGTCGTCACGACGCCCGTGACGGTCGGCGCGCTCGTCCCGCTCGCCGCGATCGGGATGCTGCTCGGCCGCCGCCGCGTGCTCGAGGACCCGGCCGCGTACGTCCCGCTGCTGCGCGGGCTGGCGCTCGTGGGGATGCCCGTCAGCGTGCTCGGCGCGCTCCCGCTCGTGCTCGCGACCGTCGGCGCGATCGACGCGGATCCCGTGGCGCTCTACCTGCTCGGCGTGCTGCACGGCGCGACCGGGGTGGGCGGCGCGCTCGGGCTGCTCGGCCTCGTCGGCTGGTCGGTGGCTGCGCGGGCCCGCCGCGGGGATCCGAAGCCCGGCCCGGTGATCCGCGCGCTCGTCGCCGTGGGCCGCCGCTCGATGACGTGCTACCTGCTCCAGTCGGTGCTCTTCGCGATCCTGCTGGAGCCGTGGTCGCTCGGCCTCGGCGGCGGCGCGGGGACCGCCCGCATCGCGCTGATCGCGATCGGAGTGTGGCTCGTCACGGTCGCGGCGGCCGTGGCGCTGGAGCACGCCGGACGCGCGGGTCCCGCCGAGTGGGCGATCCGCCGCCTGGCGTACGGGCGCCCGGCCTCGGGACCGGGTACGCCCGCGCAGCCCGTCAGCGCGGGATGA
- a CDS encoding ABC transporter ATP-binding protein — MTTAAVEEHVSVRDLEKTYGTTTALRGVTFDIHRGETFALLGPNGAGKSTTIEILEGYRLRTGGSASVLGVDPATGDRAWRARIGMVLQSSSESGAMTVREQVAHFARMYPRPRDVDATIEAVGLTEKAGTLLRALSGGQRRRVDVALGIIGRPELLFLDEPTTGFDPEARHRFWDLIRELKAEGTTILLTTHYLDEAAQLGDRAAVIAGGSLVAIGRLDEIGGEEARIPRVLWRDDDGSHDERTRTPGAFVSRLSEATPGGEPRDLRIMRPSLEDVYLGLLAEAGAAPAVASAPTAATPAAAATTEEVAA; from the coding sequence ATGACCACAGCAGCCGTCGAGGAGCACGTGAGCGTGCGCGACCTCGAGAAGACCTACGGCACGACCACCGCCCTCCGGGGCGTCACCTTCGACATCCACCGCGGCGAGACGTTCGCGCTCCTCGGGCCCAACGGCGCGGGCAAGTCCACGACCATCGAGATCCTCGAGGGGTACCGGCTCCGCACGGGCGGATCCGCGTCCGTCCTTGGCGTCGACCCCGCGACGGGCGACCGCGCCTGGCGCGCCCGCATCGGCATGGTGCTCCAGTCGAGCTCCGAGAGCGGCGCGATGACCGTGCGAGAGCAGGTCGCGCACTTCGCCCGGATGTACCCGCGGCCCCGCGACGTCGACGCGACCATCGAGGCCGTCGGCCTCACCGAGAAGGCCGGCACGCTGCTGCGCGCGCTCTCCGGCGGCCAGCGCCGCCGGGTCGACGTGGCCCTCGGGATCATCGGGCGCCCCGAGCTGCTCTTCCTCGACGAGCCGACCACGGGCTTCGACCCCGAGGCCCGGCACCGGTTCTGGGACCTCATCCGCGAGCTCAAGGCGGAGGGCACGACCATCCTCCTCACCACGCACTACCTCGACGAGGCCGCGCAGCTGGGCGACCGGGCCGCGGTGATCGCGGGCGGGAGCCTGGTCGCGATCGGCCGGCTCGACGAGATCGGGGGAGAGGAGGCGCGGATCCCGCGGGTGCTGTGGCGCGACGACGACGGATCCCACGACGAGCGCACCCGGACCCCCGGCGCGTTCGTGTCCCGCCTGTCCGAGGCGACGCCCGGCGGCGAGCCCCGCGACCTGCGGATCATGCGGCCGAGCCTCGAGGACGTGTACCTCGGGCTGCTCGCGGAGGCCGGCGCCGCGCCGGCCGTCGCGTCCGCACCCACCGCTGCGACGCCCGCCGCCGCGGCCACCACCGAGGAGGTGGCGGCATGA
- a CDS encoding ABC transporter permease, whose product MTAASPVRPVADRAPALPGVLPLGIHRVRYEVRRYFRQTDTIIFTFLFPVIMLSIFSVAFGSSGNLGTAPDGSGGVSAAAYYLPGMIAAGILLSGVQNLAVDIAMERSDGTLKRLAGSPLPVLSYFIGKGGQVIVTSLLQMVVLLLVARFAFDVELPTDAGRWATFAWVYALGITSSAVLGIALSRIPRSGASATAVITPIVLVLQFISGVYLTFTMLPTWLQDVAAFLPLKWMAQGMRAVFLPDALASVERGGTWDLAGVAVVLAIWLVGGTIAAVATFRWIRRDS is encoded by the coding sequence ATGACCGCCGCCAGCCCGGTGCGCCCCGTCGCCGACCGCGCCCCCGCCCTGCCCGGCGTCCTGCCCCTCGGGATCCACCGGGTCCGCTACGAGGTGCGCCGCTACTTCCGGCAGACCGACACGATCATCTTCACGTTCCTCTTCCCGGTCATCATGCTGTCGATCTTCTCGGTCGCCTTCGGCTCGTCCGGCAACCTCGGCACGGCGCCCGACGGGTCGGGCGGCGTCAGCGCCGCGGCCTACTACCTGCCCGGCATGATCGCGGCGGGCATCCTCCTCTCGGGCGTGCAGAACCTCGCGGTCGACATCGCGATGGAGCGCAGCGACGGCACGCTCAAGCGGCTCGCCGGATCCCCGCTGCCCGTGCTCTCGTACTTCATCGGCAAGGGCGGCCAGGTGATCGTCACCTCCCTGCTCCAGATGGTCGTGCTCCTGCTCGTCGCGCGGTTCGCGTTCGACGTGGAGCTGCCGACCGACGCCGGACGCTGGGCCACGTTCGCGTGGGTGTACGCGCTCGGGATCACGTCGTCGGCCGTGCTCGGGATCGCGCTCAGCCGCATCCCGCGCTCCGGCGCGTCGGCCACGGCGGTCATCACGCCGATCGTGCTCGTGCTGCAGTTCATCAGCGGGGTCTACCTGACCTTCACGATGCTGCCGACCTGGCTGCAGGACGTCGCGGCCTTCCTGCCCTTGAAGTGGATGGCCCAGGGCATGCGCGCCGTGTTCCTGCCGGACGCGCTCGCATCCGTGGAGCGCGGCGGCACGTGGGACCTCGCGGGCGTCGCGGTGGTCCTCGCGATCTGGCTGGTGGGCGGCACGATCGCCGCGGTCGCCACCTTCCGCTGGATCCGCCGGGACTCCTGA
- a CDS encoding sensor histidine kinase, with protein MIPTRTVHVGFAVTMALLVVLTIGAGRDAGWGAWAAIAAMSALYLLVGRRALEASAAATAAKAEPVPPLPSALVFLALVIPAATWGVASLSSFAIVQCVLCPLVWLLLDRVRDAVIGTLALTGSVAVGFVISFGDLPGAIPTMAVSQGLSLGGSIALGLWITRIADLSHERLHLLEGLRTAQAQVEELGREAGAARERERLSADIHDTVAQDLTGLVMLAQRGRRELRGGETDAMDATLAQLEEGARDALTQTRAIVAATAPMELTDGLGAALARLGARLAREAGIPVDVRADPGVGSVDRDAEVVLLRCAQEGLANVRRHAGASAVELVLDRDAGDVVLVIRDDGGGFDPARASGGYGLDGMRRRLAAAGGRLDVASGPDGTRLTARIPAHAAAAAAHADPAGADPAGADPTPDPTPAPTPARARA; from the coding sequence ATGATCCCGACCCGCACCGTCCACGTCGGCTTCGCGGTGACGATGGCGCTGCTGGTCGTGCTGACGATCGGCGCCGGGCGCGACGCGGGCTGGGGCGCGTGGGCGGCGATCGCGGCGATGTCCGCCCTCTACCTGCTGGTGGGCCGCCGCGCGCTCGAGGCCTCCGCGGCGGCGACGGCGGCGAAGGCCGAGCCCGTGCCGCCGCTGCCGTCCGCGCTCGTCTTCCTCGCGCTCGTCATCCCGGCGGCCACCTGGGGCGTCGCGAGCCTGTCGTCGTTCGCCATCGTGCAGTGCGTGCTGTGCCCGCTCGTCTGGCTGCTGCTGGACCGCGTGCGCGATGCGGTGATCGGGACCCTCGCGCTCACCGGATCCGTCGCCGTGGGGTTCGTGATCAGCTTCGGCGACCTGCCCGGCGCGATTCCGACCATGGCGGTGTCGCAGGGGCTGAGCCTCGGCGGGAGCATCGCGCTCGGGCTCTGGATCACGCGCATCGCCGACCTCAGCCACGAGCGCCTGCACCTGCTAGAGGGGCTCCGCACGGCCCAGGCGCAGGTCGAGGAGCTCGGCCGCGAGGCGGGAGCCGCCCGCGAGCGGGAGCGGCTGTCCGCGGACATCCACGACACCGTCGCGCAGGACCTCACCGGCCTCGTCATGCTCGCCCAGCGCGGCCGGCGGGAGCTCCGCGGCGGCGAGACGGACGCGATGGACGCGACCCTCGCCCAGCTCGAGGAGGGCGCGCGGGATGCGCTGACGCAGACCCGCGCGATCGTCGCGGCCACGGCGCCCATGGAGCTCACGGACGGCCTGGGCGCCGCGCTCGCGCGGCTGGGCGCGCGCCTGGCACGCGAGGCGGGCATCCCGGTCGACGTGCGCGCCGACCCGGGCGTCGGATCCGTCGACCGCGACGCCGAGGTCGTCCTCCTCCGCTGCGCCCAGGAGGGGCTCGCGAACGTGCGCCGCCACGCGGGCGCGTCCGCCGTGGAGCTCGTCCTCGACCGCGACGCCGGGGACGTCGTGCTCGTGATCCGCGACGACGGCGGCGGGTTCGACCCGGCCCGCGCGTCCGGCGGCTACGGCCTCGACGGCATGCGGCGTCGGCTCGCCGCGGCCGGCGGGCGCCTCGACGTCGCGAGCGGCCCCGACGGCACCCGGCTCACGGCGCGCATCCCCGCGCACGCGGCAGCCGCGGCGGCCCACGCCGATCCGGCCGGAGCCGATCCGGCCGGCGCCGACCCGACGCCCGACCCGACGCCCGCCCCGACCCCCGCGCGGGCCCGCGCATGA
- a CDS encoding response regulator, which produces MTPAPIRVVVVDDHPVVRAGLAALLASADDIDVVGQAADGEAAVALALAERPDVVLMDLRMPGLDGVGATARIREEAPDVRVLVLTTYETDASILTAIEAGASGYLLKAAPEEEILAGVRAVARGEVALAPAIAAALVRQVARPAAEPAGPTPTLSPRETEVLALVAAGRTNARIALELHVTPATVKTHLLHVFEKLGVGDRTRAVTLAMELGLLPAAAGPGRG; this is translated from the coding sequence ATGACGCCCGCGCCCATCCGCGTCGTGGTCGTCGACGACCACCCCGTCGTCCGCGCCGGGCTCGCCGCGCTCCTCGCCTCCGCCGACGACATCGACGTGGTCGGGCAGGCGGCCGACGGCGAGGCGGCGGTCGCGCTGGCCCTCGCCGAGCGCCCCGACGTGGTCCTCATGGACCTCCGCATGCCCGGCCTCGACGGCGTCGGCGCGACCGCGCGGATCCGCGAGGAGGCGCCGGACGTCCGCGTCCTCGTGCTGACCACCTACGAGACCGACGCGAGCATCCTCACCGCCATCGAGGCGGGCGCGAGCGGCTACCTGCTGAAGGCGGCGCCCGAGGAGGAGATCCTCGCAGGCGTCCGGGCGGTGGCCCGCGGCGAGGTCGCCCTCGCGCCCGCGATCGCCGCCGCGCTGGTCCGGCAGGTGGCGCGCCCCGCCGCAGAGCCCGCCGGCCCGACGCCGACCCTCAGCCCGCGCGAGACCGAGGTGCTCGCGCTGGTGGCCGCCGGCCGCACGAACGCCCGCATCGCCCTGGAGCTGCACGTGACCCCCGCGACCGTGAAGACCCACCTGCTGCACGTGTTCGAGAAGCTCGGCGTCGGCGACCGGACCCGCGCGGTCACGCTCGCGATGGAGCTCGGCCTGCTGCCCGCTGCCGCTGGCCCCGGGCGCGGCTGA
- a CDS encoding substrate-binding domain-containing protein produces the protein MASGRHARKISSLLLLAGVAVGMTACAPQGATNTGSGDGGDAAGGTECNVGISMPTRSLERWINDGEGLKTKLEGDDCTVDLQYADNKTDAQISQIQNQVAGGAKILVVAAVDGKTLGPALEDAKSQGVTVIAYDRLINGTEAVDYYATFDNYKVGQLQGEFIKDQLELDTATGPITMEPFAGSPDDNNAGFFFGGAWDVLQPYVESGKLTVPSGKSPATSADWQAIGILGWGSDDAQAEMDNRLQSFYTGGQKVQVVLSPNDSLALGIEASLASAGYAPGADWPVITGQDADKANVQAILDDKQSMTVWKDTRALGDQVQKMIGEIVAGDEVTVNDTESYDNGKKVVPSFLLDPQVVVKDDVQSVLIDSGFLKASDVGL, from the coding sequence ATGGCATCCGGACGACACGCACGAAAGATCAGCTCCCTCCTCCTCCTCGCCGGCGTCGCCGTCGGCATGACCGCGTGCGCGCCGCAGGGCGCCACCAACACCGGCTCCGGTGACGGCGGCGACGCCGCCGGCGGCACCGAGTGCAACGTCGGCATCTCGATGCCCACCCGCAGCCTCGAGCGCTGGATCAACGACGGCGAGGGCCTCAAGACCAAGCTCGAGGGCGACGACTGCACCGTCGACCTCCAGTACGCCGACAACAAGACCGACGCGCAGATCAGCCAGATCCAGAACCAGGTCGCGGGCGGCGCCAAGATCCTCGTGGTCGCGGCCGTCGACGGCAAGACGCTCGGCCCGGCCCTCGAGGACGCGAAGAGCCAGGGCGTCACCGTCATCGCCTACGACCGCCTCATCAACGGCACCGAGGCCGTCGACTACTACGCCACCTTCGACAACTACAAGGTCGGCCAGCTCCAGGGCGAGTTCATCAAGGACCAGCTGGAGCTGGACACCGCGACCGGCCCCATCACGATGGAGCCCTTCGCCGGCAGCCCCGACGACAACAACGCCGGCTTCTTCTTCGGCGGCGCGTGGGACGTCCTCCAGCCCTACGTCGAGAGCGGCAAGCTGACCGTGCCCTCGGGCAAGTCGCCGGCCACGAGCGCCGACTGGCAGGCCATCGGGATCCTCGGCTGGGGATCCGACGACGCGCAAGCCGAGATGGACAACCGCCTGCAGTCGTTCTACACGGGCGGACAGAAGGTCCAGGTCGTCCTCTCGCCCAACGACAGCCTCGCGCTCGGCATCGAGGCGTCGCTCGCGAGCGCCGGCTACGCGCCCGGCGCCGACTGGCCCGTCATCACCGGCCAGGACGCCGACAAGGCGAACGTGCAGGCGATCCTCGACGACAAGCAGTCCATGACCGTCTGGAAGGACACCCGGGCGCTCGGCGACCAGGTCCAGAAGATGATCGGCGAGATCGTCGCGGGCGACGAGGTCACCGTCAACGACACCGAGTCGTACGACAACGGCAAGAAGGTCGTCCCGTCGTTCCTCCTCGACCCGCAGGTGGTCGTGAAGGACGACGTGCAGTCCGTGCTCATCGACTCCGGCTTCCTCAAGGCGTCCGACGTCGGCCTGTAG
- the mmsA gene encoding multiple monosaccharide ABC transporter ATP-binding protein has translation MDDVILQMTGIVKEFTGVRALDGVDVTVRRGEVHAICGENGAGKSTLMKVLSGVYPHGSYEGTITIDGSEVRYGSINDSERDGVVIIHQELALSPYLSIAENIFLGNEMSRGGVIDWNRTNLEAVKLLKRVGLDENPATRVLELGVGKQQLVEIAKALSKEVKLLILDEPTAALNDDDSAHLLGLIRLLREDGITSIIISHKLNEIRAIADDVTVIRDGKTIETFPVTDSDEIETRIIRAMVGRPLDAQFPPRDPHIGEEKLRVEGWTVHHPVDVDRVVVDDASFTVRAGEVVGFAGLMGAGRTELAMSIFGRSYGTGITGRIFKDGKEIRTRTVSEAIKNGIAYATEDRKRYGLNLIGSITVNVSAAALSKLVRLGVIDRHREYAVADDYRKRMNIKTPDVSGVVGKLSGGNQQKVVLSKWIYSGPDVLILDEPTRGIDVGAKYEIYSIINQLAAEGKAVIVISSELPELIGLSDRIYTIAEGRLTAEVSRADATQEELMRHMTASRKSGVDQ, from the coding sequence ATGGACGACGTCATCCTGCAGATGACCGGCATCGTCAAGGAGTTCACGGGCGTGCGCGCCCTCGACGGCGTGGACGTCACCGTCCGCCGCGGCGAGGTGCACGCCATCTGCGGCGAGAACGGCGCGGGCAAGTCGACGCTGATGAAGGTGCTCAGCGGCGTGTACCCGCACGGCTCCTACGAGGGCACGATCACGATCGACGGCAGCGAGGTCCGCTACGGATCCATCAACGACAGCGAGCGCGACGGGGTGGTCATCATCCACCAGGAGCTCGCGCTCAGCCCCTACCTCTCCATCGCCGAGAACATCTTCCTCGGCAACGAGATGTCGCGCGGCGGCGTCATCGACTGGAACAGGACGAACCTCGAGGCGGTCAAGCTCCTCAAGCGCGTGGGGCTCGACGAGAACCCGGCGACGCGCGTGCTCGAGCTCGGCGTCGGCAAGCAGCAGCTCGTCGAGATCGCGAAGGCGCTCTCCAAGGAGGTGAAGCTCCTGATCCTCGACGAGCCCACCGCCGCGCTCAACGACGACGACTCCGCGCATCTGCTGGGACTCATCCGCCTGCTGCGCGAGGACGGCATCACGAGCATCATCATCAGCCACAAGCTCAACGAGATCCGGGCCATCGCGGACGACGTCACCGTCATCCGCGACGGCAAGACGATCGAGACGTTCCCCGTCACCGACTCGGACGAGATCGAGACGCGCATCATCCGCGCGATGGTCGGCCGGCCGCTCGACGCGCAGTTCCCGCCGCGGGATCCGCACATCGGCGAGGAGAAGCTCCGCGTCGAGGGCTGGACCGTGCACCACCCCGTGGACGTCGACCGGGTCGTCGTCGACGACGCGTCCTTCACCGTCCGCGCGGGCGAGGTCGTCGGGTTCGCCGGCCTCATGGGCGCGGGACGCACCGAGCTCGCGATGAGCATCTTCGGGCGCTCGTACGGCACGGGCATCACGGGCCGGATCTTCAAGGACGGCAAGGAGATCCGCACCCGCACCGTGAGCGAGGCCATCAAGAACGGCATCGCCTACGCGACGGAGGACCGGAAGCGCTACGGGCTCAACCTCATCGGCAGCATCACGGTGAACGTCTCGGCCGCCGCGCTCTCGAAGCTCGTCCGGCTCGGCGTGATCGACCGGCACCGCGAGTACGCGGTCGCCGACGACTACCGCAAGAGGATGAACATCAAGACGCCCGACGTCTCGGGGGTGGTCGGCAAGCTGTCCGGCGGCAACCAGCAGAAGGTCGTGCTCAGCAAGTGGATCTACTCGGGTCCCGACGTCCTCATCCTCGACGAGCCCACGCGCGGCATCGACGTGGGGGCGAAGTACGAGATCTACAGCATCATCAACCAGCTCGCGGCCGAGGGGAAGGCGGTCATCGTCATCTCCTCCGAGCTGCCCGAGCTCATCGGCCTCTCGGACCGGATCTACACGATCGCCGAGGGGCGGCTCACCGCCGAGGTCTCCCGGGCCGACGCGACACAGGAGGAGCTGATGCGGCACATGACCGCCAGCCGGAAGTCAGGAGTCGACCAGTGA